A part of Eubacterium sp. AB3007 genomic DNA contains:
- a CDS encoding alpha/beta fold hydrolase — protein sequence MLHEISFRSTNGRDSVQAWIYVPAAKPQGVIQLVHGFGEHSRRYLHMIVKFMEAGFIVAADDHVGHGKTALVNNCWGDWGDKGPHTMMEDEHVFMTGVKQMFPDLPYFMFGHSMGSFIARDFMAKYGDELDGVTLCGTAGEFPGLDDSIAYLKNLVDEGKGMESDPEAGNVVMGWMFGRCDEEIKLGNEWICHDEYVQKDHAEDPFDAFTRPTSNRSFLDFCYMMQDITGPEWASKVPSDLPVYNIGGDQDPVGQYGEGVYKVSNWLIDNGNDVVTELYSGYRHEIHNYAELKDEVEDGILEFFEECIGLPEDLLDLLIEEGTEEPLEEEEAQNEVSEEVPEVEAEEGAPEEAPEEEEEITEIPAEPVVAGLAGVGMAAIAPEEPVVPEIQVEEEAPAEPEEPVVPEVAEMPEVEEVPAAPEMPEVPEEPVAPEIPEVPEAPVAPEIPEVPEAPFAPEMPEVPEAPVAPEMPPIPEFKMPEMPVESEIPATPEFKMPEFSVPSEGTATPEFKMPEMPEMPKMPEVPGVADVQKEAAGKISDLEAQLKGIEEKADDLAEKAAEEAKPKESRFMNFFRRD from the coding sequence ATGCTACACGAGATTAGTTTTAGATCGACGAACGGTCGAGATTCCGTGCAGGCGTGGATCTACGTTCCCGCCGCAAAGCCGCAGGGCGTTATTCAGCTTGTCCATGGATTTGGTGAACACTCGAGAAGATACCTTCACATGATCGTGAAGTTTATGGAGGCAGGCTTCATTGTGGCTGCGGATGACCACGTTGGTCACGGCAAGACAGCTCTTGTGAACAACTGCTGGGGTGACTGGGGCGACAAGGGGCCTCATACCATGATGGAAGATGAGCATGTGTTCATGACGGGTGTCAAGCAGATGTTCCCGGATCTTCCGTATTTCATGTTCGGACACAGCATGGGGTCTTTCATTGCCAGAGATTTCATGGCGAAGTACGGGGATGAGTTGGATGGTGTTACCCTCTGTGGTACCGCAGGCGAGTTCCCGGGACTGGACGACAGCATCGCCTATCTGAAAAACCTGGTCGATGAAGGCAAGGGAATGGAGTCCGACCCGGAGGCTGGTAACGTAGTTATGGGTTGGATGTTCGGAAGATGCGACGAGGAAATCAAGTTAGGCAATGAGTGGATCTGCCACGATGAATACGTACAGAAGGATCACGCAGAGGATCCCTTCGACGCATTCACCAGACCTACTTCCAACCGGTCCTTCCTGGACTTCTGCTACATGATGCAGGATATCACAGGCCCGGAGTGGGCATCGAAGGTTCCGTCAGATCTGCCAGTATATAATATCGGTGGGGATCAGGATCCTGTAGGTCAGTACGGAGAAGGTGTCTACAAGGTCTCCAACTGGCTGATCGACAACGGAAATGACGTGGTTACAGAGCTGTACAGCGGCTACCGCCATGAGATACATAATTATGCAGAACTGAAGGACGAGGTCGAAGATGGCATTCTGGAATTCTTTGAGGAATGCATCGGACTGCCGGAGGATCTTCTGGATCTTCTGATCGAGGAAGGGACAGAGGAACCACTTGAGGAAGAGGAGGCCCAGAACGAAGTCTCCGAAGAAGTTCCTGAGGTGGAAGCAGAAGAGGGAGCTCCGGAAGAGGCACCTGAAGAAGAGGAAGAGATTACGGAGATTCCTGCAGAACCAGTGGTAGCAGGGCTCGCAGGTGTTGGAATGGCAGCAATTGCACCGGAGGAGCCGGTCGTACCGGAGATCCAGGTAGAAGAGGAAGCTCCGGCAGAACCAGAAGAGCCAGTTGTACCGGAAGTGGCAGAGATGCCGGAAGTGGAAGAGGTGCCGGCTGCACCGGAGATGCCGGAAGTACCAGAGGAACCGGTTGCGCCGGAGATACCGGAAGTACCAGAGGCGCCGGTTGCGCCGGAGATACCGGAAGTACCAGAGGCGCCGTTTGCACCGGAGATGCCGGAAGTGCCAGAGGCACCGGTTGCGCCGGAGATGCCGCCGATTCCGGAGTTCAAAATGCCGGAGATGCCGGTGGAATCGGAGATTCCGGCCACGCCGGAATTCAAGATGCCGGAGTTTTCCGTTCCTTCTGAAGGAACGGCTACGCCGGAATTCAAAATGCCAGAGATGCCGGAGATGCCGAAAATGCCTGAGGTTCCAGGTGTCGCAGATGTCCAGAAGGAAGCTGCCGGCAAGATCAGTGATCTGGAAGCACAGCTGAAGGGCATAGAGGAAAAAGCCGATGACCTCGCGGAAAAGGCTGCAGAGGAAGCGAAACCAAAGGAGTCCAGATTCATGAACTTCTTCCGCAGAGATTGA
- a CDS encoding energy-coupling factor transporter ATPase — protein sequence MKKIIQVENLKYDYIREGEDQQAEPVHAIKGVSFCVEEGSFTAIIGQNGSGKSTLAKNLNGLFVPSEGVVYVDGWDTADDEHIWDVRQAAGMVFQNPDNQLVSSIVEDDVAFGPENLGVDPTLIRERVDEALDAVRMGDFKRKSPHMLSGGQKQRVAIAGVVAMRPRCIVFDEPTAMLDPRGRRDIMKIIHQLNQEGVTVILITHFMDEAVQADRVIIMNNGEILLDGTPAEVFREHDLIRSVNLELPMSVELAVNLRRRGIRIPEDVVTVEDMIAFVTGER from the coding sequence ATGAAGAAAATTATCCAGGTAGAGAATCTGAAATACGACTATATCCGCGAGGGAGAGGACCAGCAGGCAGAACCGGTACATGCCATCAAGGGCGTAAGCTTTTGTGTAGAGGAAGGCAGTTTTACAGCCATCATTGGACAGAATGGATCTGGAAAGTCCACGCTGGCCAAGAACCTGAACGGACTTTTTGTACCTTCCGAGGGTGTTGTTTATGTGGATGGCTGGGACACCGCAGACGATGAACACATCTGGGATGTGCGGCAGGCTGCTGGCATGGTGTTCCAGAACCCGGATAACCAGCTGGTGTCTTCGATCGTGGAGGATGACGTTGCTTTCGGGCCGGAGAATCTGGGAGTGGATCCCACTTTGATCAGGGAGCGAGTGGACGAGGCGCTGGACGCAGTGCGCATGGGGGATTTCAAGAGGAAATCGCCTCACATGCTTTCCGGCGGACAGAAGCAGCGCGTAGCTATTGCCGGAGTAGTGGCCATGCGGCCCAGGTGCATCGTGTTTGATGAGCCGACGGCCATGCTGGATCCGCGGGGACGACGGGATATCATGAAGATCATTCACCAGCTCAACCAGGAGGGCGTTACCGTGATTCTCATCACCCACTTCATGGATGAGGCCGTCCAGGCTGACAGGGTGATCATCATGAACAACGGGGAGATCCTGTTGGATGGTACGCCGGCGGAGGTGTTCCGAGAGCACGACCTGATCCGGTCGGTGAACCTGGAACTGCCCATGTCGGTAGAACTGGCAGTGAACCTGCGAAGAAGGGGCATCCGTATCCCTGAGGATGTGGTAACTGTCGAGGATATGATAGCCTTTGTTACCGGGGAACGGTAA
- a CDS encoding energy-coupling factor transporter ATPase translates to MSIQVRNLSHIYNRGLSTETVALDNINFEIYDGEVVGVVGHTGSGKSTLLQHLNGLLKPSEGQIIVGGTDITKPGVAMRDIRKRVGLVFQYPEYQLFEETVAKDVAFGPRNLGLREDEIQQRVRDALELVGLDYEHLKDRSPFELSGGQKRRVAIAGVIAMKPQVLILDEPTAGLDPGSHREIMKMIQDVHQFEHNIIIFVSHNMADVAALADKVLVMDRGKLVMADTPRGVFRQRNRLAEISLDVPPITELMYRLRENGAEVSLDVLSLREGEQAIYDYLRGAGR, encoded by the coding sequence ATGTCGATACAGGTTAGAAATCTATCACATATATATAATAGGGGGCTCTCCACGGAAACCGTGGCGCTGGACAACATCAACTTTGAGATCTACGATGGTGAAGTGGTGGGTGTCGTCGGACACACCGGCTCCGGGAAATCCACGCTGCTCCAGCACCTAAACGGTCTGCTGAAACCCAGCGAGGGCCAGATCATTGTTGGGGGAACCGATATTACCAAACCAGGCGTAGCTATGCGGGACATTCGCAAGCGGGTAGGTCTGGTGTTTCAGTACCCGGAATACCAGTTATTTGAAGAAACAGTGGCCAAAGACGTGGCTTTCGGGCCTCGGAATCTGGGGCTACGGGAGGACGAGATCCAGCAAAGGGTCAGAGATGCACTGGAGCTGGTGGGCTTGGATTACGAGCATCTGAAGGATCGATCTCCCTTTGAGCTGTCCGGAGGGCAGAAGCGCCGGGTGGCTATCGCAGGAGTCATCGCCATGAAACCTCAGGTCCTGATCCTGGACGAACCTACGGCAGGACTGGATCCTGGTTCACACAGGGAGATCATGAAGATGATCCAGGACGTACATCAGTTTGAGCACAACATCATTATCTTTGTGTCACACAACATGGCGGATGTAGCGGCTCTGGCTGACAAGGTGCTGGTGATGGATCGGGGCAAACTGGTCATGGCGGATACTCCGCGAGGTGTGTTCAGGCAGAGAAACCGACTTGCAGAGATCAGCCTGGATGTGCCACCCATCACCGAGCTGATGTACCGGCTTCGGGAGAACGGTGCGGAGGTTTCACTGGATGTTCTGTCTCTTCGGGAAGGAGAACAGGCGATCTACGACTATTTACGAGGAGCTGGCAGATGA
- a CDS encoding energy-coupling factor transporter transmembrane protein EcfT, with protein sequence MIRDITLGQYYPENSPIHKLDPRVKIIAAVLYIIELFIVKDFSGFLVCAVALGIVVAISRVPLRFIMRGLKPIILILLFTFVLNIFMVDGRILFTIGPLKVTDAGVYTAAFMAIRLILLIIGASLLTLTTTPISLTDGIERLLSPLALIGLPNHEIAMMMSIALRFIPTLLEETDKIMKAQQARGADFESGNIIARARSLIPILVPLFVSAFRIASDLAMAMEARCYRGGKGRTRMNGMRMKRSDYISIVLMILFLAALIAMRIWL encoded by the coding sequence ATGATCAGAGATATTACCCTAGGGCAGTACTACCCGGAGAATTCGCCGATCCACAAGCTGGATCCACGTGTTAAAATAATAGCGGCGGTGCTCTACATCATCGAGCTGTTTATAGTGAAGGACTTTTCCGGATTCCTGGTATGCGCAGTCGCGCTGGGGATCGTGGTGGCAATTTCCAGAGTCCCCTTGAGGTTTATCATGCGGGGCCTGAAACCCATCATCCTGATCCTGCTGTTCACGTTCGTCCTGAATATATTCATGGTGGACGGGCGGATCCTGTTTACCATCGGACCACTGAAGGTTACAGATGCGGGGGTATACACAGCAGCGTTCATGGCTATCCGGCTGATCTTGCTGATCATCGGTGCCTCCCTGCTGACGCTGACTACCACCCCCATCAGCCTGACGGACGGGATTGAGCGGCTGCTTTCGCCGCTTGCTCTGATTGGACTTCCCAATCACGAGATCGCCATGATGATGTCCATTGCACTCAGGTTCATCCCCACTCTTCTGGAGGAGACCGATAAGATCATGAAAGCCCAACAAGCCAGAGGCGCGGATTTTGAGAGCGGCAATATTATCGCCCGCGCGAGGTCGCTGATCCCCATCCTGGTGCCGCTGTTCGTCAGTGCTTTCCGTATCGCCTCGGATCTGGCTATGGCTATGGAAGCAAGGTGTTACCGGGGAGGGAAGGGACGCACTCGGATGAACGGCATGCGTATGAAACGCAGCGATTATATTTCCATTGTGCTGATGATCCTGTTTCTGGCGGCACTGATCGCCATGCGGATCTGGTTATAG